One window of Cupriavidus oxalaticus genomic DNA carries:
- a CDS encoding sigma-54 interaction domain-containing protein, whose protein sequence is MPVTTTPPRRSAAAPASARQAPLSPAAGEAAPRRAVPSQVSLLWESTAPAMQRLMAQVERVAPTDVTMLAVGESGSGKEVVARAVHERSARRNGPFIAVNCGAIQPTLIESELFGHEKGGFTGAIEQKAGYFEQAQGGTLFLDEVTEMPLEMQIKLLRVLESRTFHRVGGDTPIVTDVRILAATNRDPVDAVRTGQLREDLLYRLAVFPLHIPPLRERPDDIVPLARHFLAEYNAMEHSDKAFSAASLDRLVRYDWPGNVRELKNTVYRAFILADKVVEIGNPNLATQPPRPTTVDGVVNVRVGTTLADTQREIIMATLARFDGDKRQAARALGISLKTLYNRLDAYRSL, encoded by the coding sequence GTGCCAGTGACCACCACGCCTCCTCGGCGCAGCGCCGCCGCCCCTGCCTCAGCCCGCCAGGCCCCCCTCTCCCCCGCGGCCGGGGAAGCTGCGCCGCGCCGGGCCGTGCCCTCGCAGGTCTCGCTGCTGTGGGAAAGCACCGCGCCGGCCATGCAGCGCCTGATGGCCCAGGTGGAGCGGGTGGCGCCGACCGATGTCACCATGCTCGCGGTGGGGGAAAGCGGCTCGGGCAAGGAAGTGGTGGCGCGCGCCGTGCATGAGCGCAGCGCGCGGCGCAACGGCCCCTTTATCGCCGTCAACTGCGGCGCGATCCAGCCGACGCTGATCGAGTCGGAGCTGTTCGGGCACGAGAAGGGCGGTTTTACCGGCGCGATCGAGCAGAAGGCGGGGTACTTCGAGCAGGCGCAGGGCGGCACCCTGTTCCTGGACGAAGTCACCGAAATGCCGCTCGAGATGCAGATCAAATTGTTGCGGGTTCTGGAAAGCCGCACCTTCCACCGCGTCGGCGGCGATACGCCGATCGTCACCGACGTGCGCATCCTGGCCGCAACCAACCGCGATCCGGTCGATGCCGTGCGCACCGGCCAGCTGCGCGAAGACCTGCTGTACCGGCTGGCAGTGTTTCCGCTGCATATCCCGCCGCTGCGCGAGCGCCCGGACGATATCGTGCCGCTGGCGCGGCACTTCCTCGCCGAATACAACGCGATGGAACACAGCGACAAGGCCTTCTCGGCCGCTTCGCTTGACCGGCTGGTGCGCTATGACTGGCCGGGCAACGTGCGCGAGCTGAAGAACACGGTCTACCGGGCCTTTATCCTCGCCGACAAGGTGGTCGAGATCGGCAATCCCAACCTGGCCACGCAGCCGCCGCGGCCCACCACCGTGGACGGCGTGGTCAACGTGCGCGTGGGCACCACGCTGGCCGATACCCAGCGCGAGATCATCATGGCCACGCTGGCGCGCTTCGACGGCGACAAGCGCCAGGCGGCGCGCGCGCTCGGCATCAGCCTCAAGACGCTGTACAACCGGCTGGACGCCTACCGCTCGCTCTGA
- a CDS encoding hybrid sensor histidine kinase/response regulator produces the protein MSEPQATKGACAPHLAEAGAVPPGRVGQPTVEQYRRLLDAVEDVAVFETDAEGLIVAWPDSALRVFGYRAEDIAGRHFSCLHRADDVAAGLPLQWQQAAAQAGSARDRGWRVRRDGSQLQAACVMHASAGGFVVACRDITVQEAASDHARLAESRLQLLADNLPGTAVCELDLDGTIRSWNVGAQAVTGYTAAEAVGKPLALLYTGPDAAAGRDRAALEAARACGQWAGDERLARQDGAIVRCQTRMVLVRDAAGCPAGLLWTARDISDALRLELLESGNRRLQSFLAILGHELRNPLAPVRNAVEVIALTPDADTRIRHCAAIIDRQLRQLERLVNDLLDVGRVTAGKMKMELTPTSYNEVVGNSLEAIRPVLDAAGQQLVAELPAVSPHVRADANRLGQVLFNLLSNATKYTPRGGTVSVRVHVEPARVVTTVSDTGRGLQRAALDRIFNLFSQESEAGSRSGLGVGLALAKAVVEAHGGAIQADSAGPGKGSTFTVILPRAGAPRREAAAPAPGTPPRRRVLVVDDNADSADSMAELLIMLGHDARAAHGGYQALALAGSFRPDCVLLDLEMPDMSGYEVLQALRQTCGAQVRFLALTGRGTPDDHRRSKLAGFHAHLTKPLAIDALLRALADPATGASPSQSER, from the coding sequence ATGTCGGAGCCGCAAGCGACAAAAGGTGCCTGCGCGCCACATCTGGCAGAGGCGGGAGCCGTTCCCCCCGGGCGTGTCGGCCAGCCAACCGTTGAGCAATACCGGCGCCTGCTGGATGCGGTCGAGGACGTGGCGGTGTTCGAAACGGATGCAGAGGGCCTCATCGTGGCGTGGCCCGACTCCGCGCTCCGCGTATTCGGCTACCGCGCCGAAGACATCGCCGGCCGGCACTTCTCCTGCCTGCACCGCGCCGATGATGTCGCCGCCGGTTTGCCGCTGCAGTGGCAGCAGGCCGCGGCGCAGGCCGGCAGTGCCCGCGACCGGGGCTGGCGCGTGCGCCGGGACGGCAGCCAGTTGCAGGCCGCCTGTGTCATGCATGCGAGCGCCGGCGGCTTCGTGGTGGCTTGCCGCGATATCACCGTGCAGGAAGCCGCGTCCGATCACGCCCGCCTGGCCGAGTCGCGCCTGCAGCTGCTGGCCGACAACCTGCCCGGCACCGCGGTCTGCGAGCTGGACCTGGATGGCACCATCCGCAGCTGGAACGTCGGCGCGCAGGCCGTGACCGGATACACGGCGGCTGAGGCGGTCGGCAAGCCGCTGGCGCTGTTGTACACCGGGCCGGATGCCGCGGCCGGGCGCGACCGCGCGGCGCTGGAAGCCGCGCGCGCCTGCGGCCAGTGGGCCGGCGACGAGCGCCTGGCACGCCAGGATGGCGCGATCGTGCGCTGCCAGACCCGCATGGTGCTGGTGCGCGATGCCGCGGGTTGCCCGGCCGGGCTGCTCTGGACCGCGCGCGACATCAGCGACGCGCTGCGCCTGGAGCTGCTCGAATCCGGCAACCGGCGCCTGCAATCCTTCCTTGCCATCCTTGGGCACGAACTGCGCAACCCGCTGGCGCCGGTGCGCAATGCGGTCGAGGTGATCGCGCTGACGCCGGATGCCGATACCCGCATCCGCCATTGCGCCGCGATCATCGACCGGCAGTTGCGCCAGCTCGAGCGGCTGGTCAATGACCTGCTGGATGTCGGCCGCGTGACCGCGGGCAAGATGAAGATGGAGCTGACGCCTACGTCTTACAACGAAGTGGTCGGCAACAGCCTCGAGGCGATCCGGCCGGTGCTCGATGCCGCCGGCCAGCAGCTGGTAGCGGAGCTGCCCGCCGTCTCGCCGCACGTGCGCGCCGATGCCAACCGGCTGGGACAGGTGCTGTTCAACCTGCTCAGCAACGCCACCAAGTACACCCCGCGCGGCGGCACCGTGAGCGTGCGGGTCCACGTGGAGCCGGCGCGCGTGGTGACGACCGTCTCGGATACCGGCCGTGGCCTGCAGCGGGCGGCGCTGGACCGGATCTTCAACCTGTTCTCGCAGGAAAGCGAGGCCGGCAGCCGCAGCGGGCTCGGCGTCGGGCTGGCGCTGGCCAAGGCCGTGGTCGAAGCGCACGGCGGCGCGATCCAGGCCGACAGCGCCGGGCCGGGCAAGGGCAGCACCTTCACCGTGATCCTGCCGCGTGCCGGTGCGCCACGCCGCGAAGCGGCCGCACCGGCGCCGGGAACGCCGCCGCGGCGGCGCGTGCTGGTGGTCGACGACAATGCCGATTCCGCCGACAGCATGGCCGAACTGCTGATTATGCTCGGCCACGATGCGCGCGCGGCCCATGGCGGCTACCAGGCGCTGGCGCTGGCCGGCAGCTTCCGCCCCGACTGCGTGCTGCTGGACCTGGAGATGCCCGACATGTCGGGCTATGAAGTCCTGCAGGCGTTGCGCCAGACCTGCGGCGCGCAGGTGCGCTTCCTGGCGCTGACGGGGCGCGGCACCCCGGATGACCATCGGCGCAGCAAGCTGGCCGGCTTCCATGCGCACCTCACCAAGCCGCTGGCGATCGACGCGCTGTTGCGCGCGCTGGCCGATCCGGCCACCGGCGCTTCGCCGTCTCAGAGCGAGCGGTAG
- a CDS encoding SDR family oxidoreductase: protein MKPTLKKIGSQVIVLTGATSGVGLVTARKAAARGARLVLVARSEDSLHKLAEELRQQGAEVITVAADVGRHEEVGKVAQAAIERFGGFDTWINNAGVTIFGRHGDVPLEDQRRLFDTNYWGTVHGSLAAAAHLRECGGAIINMGSEASDGPLPLQSAYAASQHAIKGFTDSLRLELEQEQAPVSITLIKPAGLETPLAMHAKNFLDVEPRLPPPLYDPALAADAILFAAENPRRDLFVGGAAKAFSAAAYHTPHTFDRFMRRFMGRAQQTRHPAGPLEDNTLYGSGSGLQERSGTRTALQSCPYTTTARHPVLATALIVGASAALAAVVQARRGR, encoded by the coding sequence ATGAAACCCACCCTGAAGAAAATCGGCTCGCAGGTGATCGTGCTGACCGGCGCCACCAGTGGAGTGGGCCTGGTCACCGCGCGCAAGGCCGCCGCGCGGGGTGCGCGGCTGGTGCTGGTGGCGCGCAGCGAGGATTCGCTGCACAAGCTGGCCGAAGAGTTGCGCCAGCAGGGCGCCGAAGTCATCACTGTCGCTGCCGATGTGGGCCGGCACGAAGAGGTCGGCAAGGTCGCGCAGGCCGCGATCGAGCGCTTCGGTGGCTTCGACACATGGATCAACAATGCCGGCGTGACGATCTTCGGCCGCCACGGCGACGTGCCGCTGGAAGACCAGCGGCGGCTGTTCGACACCAACTACTGGGGCACCGTCCATGGCTCGCTGGCGGCGGCCGCGCACTTGCGCGAATGCGGCGGCGCCATCATCAACATGGGCAGCGAGGCCTCCGATGGGCCGCTGCCGCTGCAGAGCGCGTACGCGGCCTCGCAGCATGCGATCAAGGGCTTTACCGATTCGCTGCGGCTGGAGCTGGAACAGGAACAGGCGCCGGTCAGCATCACGCTGATCAAGCCCGCCGGCCTGGAAACGCCGCTGGCCATGCACGCCAAGAACTTCCTTGACGTCGAGCCGCGCCTGCCGCCACCGCTGTACGATCCGGCGCTGGCCGCCGATGCGATCCTGTTCGCCGCCGAGAACCCGCGCCGCGACCTGTTCGTCGGCGGGGCGGCCAAGGCTTTCTCCGCGGCGGCGTACCACACGCCGCATACCTTCGACCGCTTCATGCGCCGCTTCATGGGCCGTGCCCAGCAGACGCGCCACCCGGCCGGCCCGCTCGAGGACAACACACTGTACGGCAGCGGCAGCGGGCTGCAGGAGCGCAGCGGCACGCGCACCGCGCTGCAGTCGTGCCCCTATACGACCACGGCGCGGCATCCGGTGCTGGCCACCGCGCTGATCGTCGGCGCGTCCGCCGCGCTGGCGGCGGTGGTGCAGGCGCGCCGGGGGCGCTAG
- the ligD gene encoding DNA ligase D, translated as MAKTTRQDSGDSRTAAKRTTARSGKPARKGSPPAARKAGAAARKRSTASAALDKYRRMRDFGATPEPSGAAARTRGAPRKRAGELSFVIQKHAARRLHYDFRLELGGTLKSWAVPKGPSLDPHDKRMAVHVEDHPMDYAGFEGVIPAGHYGAGTVIVWDRGTWVPVGDAEAGYRAGKLKFELRGEKLHGHWTLVRMHGSRQKEQDAWLLIKERDDAAVPAAEFDVVEALPDSVLGGTARKTQAASGSARPAAKRAGKADAGGTTHAAPRARALKPQPGAPRAALPLALAPQLATLVDKPPADAAAWRYEIKFDGYRVLARIDGKDVRLFTRQGHDWTAKLRALARDVGTLGLPDGWLDGEIVVLGKHGETDFQALQNAFDTARVEAIQYFVFDLPFYAGHDLRKVPLAERRALLRHIFAGNTAPRLQFSEDFEAAPDEMLDAACRMKLEGVIGKRADSSYVSTRSNTWIKLKCTLRQEFVVAGFTDPSGSRTGIGSLLLGVHDSGGRLRYAGNVGTGFDTRTLGELRAQLDALRADTSPFATVPAGVKGHWVRPKLVAEVSFGSWTREGRVRHAVFHGLRTDKPAGAVSVEMPAAPAGKGTKAAAKAAKTAAKTAPEKAPAKRAARTASKTAEKAPAKTAERTGSHGKQPAALGGKVRISHAERVIDTASGLTKGDLVRYYEQAAPLMLPHLRGRPIAMVRAPAGVGGEQFFQRHGDTLRVDGINILDPSLWPGHPALLEIVSAEALVSAAQLNVVEFHTWNASKRSLDRPNRIIFDLDPGEGVPWDQMQEAAALMKALLDELGLASFLKTSGGKGLHVVVPVAPRAGWDEVKDFAQDVVRHVAATIPQRFVAKSGARNRVGKIFIDYLRNGVGATTVAAFSARARPGLGVSIPVSWEELGTLESAAQWTVANVGPRLEALQADDPWAGYAGVRQAITRAAARLGRAG; from the coding sequence ATGGCCAAGACGACGCGACAGGACTCCGGCGACAGCCGCACTGCGGCAAAGCGCACGACGGCGCGCAGCGGCAAGCCTGCCCGCAAGGGCTCGCCGCCGGCGGCGCGCAAGGCCGGCGCGGCGGCCCGCAAGCGCAGCACGGCCAGCGCCGCGCTGGACAAATACCGCCGCATGCGCGACTTCGGCGCCACGCCCGAGCCCAGCGGTGCCGCCGCCCGCACACGCGGCGCACCGCGCAAGCGCGCCGGCGAGCTGTCGTTCGTGATCCAGAAGCACGCGGCGCGGCGGCTGCACTACGACTTCCGGCTCGAACTCGGCGGCACGCTGAAAAGCTGGGCCGTGCCCAAGGGCCCGAGCCTGGACCCGCACGACAAGCGCATGGCAGTCCACGTCGAAGACCATCCGATGGACTACGCGGGCTTCGAGGGCGTCATCCCAGCCGGGCACTACGGCGCGGGCACGGTGATCGTATGGGACCGTGGCACCTGGGTGCCGGTCGGCGACGCCGAGGCCGGCTACCGCGCCGGCAAGCTCAAGTTCGAGCTGCGCGGCGAAAAGCTGCATGGCCACTGGACGCTGGTGCGGATGCACGGCAGCCGGCAGAAGGAGCAGGACGCGTGGCTGCTGATCAAGGAGCGCGACGACGCCGCGGTGCCGGCGGCCGAGTTCGACGTGGTCGAGGCGCTGCCCGACAGCGTGCTGGGCGGCACGGCGCGCAAGACGCAAGCTGCCAGCGGCTCCGCCAGGCCGGCGGCAAAGCGTGCCGGCAAGGCCGACGCCGGCGGGACAACCCACGCCGCCCCCCGCGCCAGGGCACTGAAGCCGCAGCCCGGCGCGCCGCGCGCGGCGTTGCCGCTGGCGCTGGCGCCGCAGCTGGCCACGCTGGTCGACAAGCCTCCGGCCGACGCCGCGGCCTGGCGCTATGAGATCAAGTTCGACGGCTACCGGGTGCTGGCGCGCATCGACGGCAAGGACGTGCGGCTGTTCACGCGCCAGGGCCATGACTGGACCGCGAAGCTGCGCGCGCTGGCGCGTGATGTCGGCACGCTGGGGCTGCCCGACGGCTGGCTCGACGGCGAGATCGTGGTGCTCGGCAAGCATGGCGAGACCGACTTCCAGGCCTTGCAGAACGCCTTCGATACCGCGCGCGTCGAGGCCATCCAGTACTTCGTGTTCGACCTGCCCTTCTATGCCGGCCATGACCTGCGCAAGGTGCCGCTGGCCGAGCGCCGCGCGCTGCTGCGGCATATCTTTGCCGGCAACACCGCGCCGCGGCTGCAGTTCAGCGAGGACTTCGAGGCCGCCCCCGACGAAATGCTCGACGCCGCCTGCCGCATGAAGCTCGAAGGCGTGATCGGCAAGCGCGCCGATTCCAGCTATGTCAGCACGCGCAGCAACACCTGGATCAAGCTCAAATGCACCCTGCGCCAGGAATTCGTGGTGGCGGGCTTTACCGATCCCAGCGGCAGCCGCACCGGCATCGGCTCGCTGCTGCTGGGCGTGCACGACAGCGGCGGACGGCTGCGCTATGCCGGCAACGTCGGCACCGGCTTCGACACGCGCACGCTCGGCGAACTGCGCGCGCAGCTCGACGCGCTGCGCGCCGATACGTCGCCGTTCGCGACCGTGCCGGCGGGCGTGAAGGGACACTGGGTGCGGCCGAAGCTGGTGGCCGAGGTGTCGTTCGGCAGCTGGACCCGCGAAGGCCGCGTGCGCCATGCCGTGTTCCACGGGCTGCGCACCGACAAGCCCGCCGGCGCGGTGTCGGTCGAGATGCCGGCGGCACCGGCCGGCAAGGGGACCAAGGCCGCAGCGAAAGCAGCAAAGACGGCGGCAAAGACGGCGCCAGAGAAGGCCCCCGCAAAGCGCGCAGCCAGGACTGCATCGAAGACAGCCGAGAAGGCTCCGGCAAAAACCGCGGAAAGAACCGGCTCCCACGGCAAGCAGCCTGCCGCGCTGGGTGGCAAGGTCAGGATCAGCCATGCCGAACGCGTGATCGACACCGCCTCCGGCCTGACCAAGGGCGACCTGGTGCGCTACTACGAGCAGGCCGCGCCGCTGATGCTGCCGCACCTGCGCGGCCGCCCGATCGCGATGGTGCGCGCCCCTGCCGGCGTGGGCGGCGAACAGTTCTTCCAGCGCCATGGCGACACGCTGCGCGTCGATGGCATCAACATCCTGGACCCGTCGCTGTGGCCGGGGCATCCCGCGCTGCTGGAGATCGTGTCGGCCGAGGCGCTGGTCTCGGCGGCCCAGCTTAACGTGGTCGAGTTCCACACCTGGAATGCCAGCAAGCGCAGCCTCGACCGGCCCAATCGCATCATCTTCGACCTGGACCCCGGCGAAGGCGTGCCCTGGGACCAGATGCAGGAGGCCGCCGCGCTGATGAAGGCACTGCTCGACGAGCTTGGCCTGGCCAGCTTCCTGAAGACCAGCGGCGGCAAAGGCCTGCACGTGGTGGTGCCGGTCGCGCCGCGCGCCGGCTGGGACGAGGTCAAGGACTTCGCGCAAGACGTAGTGCGCCATGTCGCCGCCACCATCCCGCAGCGCTTCGTCGCCAAGAGCGGTGCGCGCAATCGCGTAGGGAAGATTTTCATTGATTACCTGCGCAATGGTGTCGGCGCGACCACCGTCGCGGCGTTCTCGGCACGCGCGCGGCCAGGGCTGGGCGTATCGATCCCGGTCTCATGGGAAGAGCTCGGGACGCTGGAGAGCGCGGCGCAATGGACCGTCGCCAACGTGGGCCCGCGGCTGGAGGCCTTGCAGGCCGACGATCCGTGGGCCGGCTATGCCGGCGTGCGGCAGGCCATCACCCGTGCCGCGGCGCGGCTGGGGCGGGCCGGCTGA
- a CDS encoding hybrid sensor histidine kinase/response regulator, translating into MRPQANRAPLILNVEDREGPRYVKSRILHRGEFSVIEAATGQSALALVRQHAPALVLLSSRLPDISGLEVCRLIKDDPEIARTLVLLTSPGVAQARQRVEALNCGADGYLVEPAEPEEVLSSIQALLRLRGAEDAYHRTTQALHDNEDLFRQLAESLADVVWILDPAARRLLFVSPSFEALWGHSAAEVMENPRRCLDRLVPADRPRVEAALASMLSDGRMDIEFQMTRPDGQLREIRARAFPVHGAGQAAARADAGHAGDGGDACDTGHARPLRIAGICQDVTLQNRAGRTLRDEERRKDQFLAMLAHELRNPLAPLRSAADMLQQLSPSREDMFRARDIIGRQLHHLTRLVDELLDISRFNQGRITLRQDLVELRAALSTAVEAVRPEIDVYGHTLRLSLPEQPLPVRGDLVRLTQIFSNLLHNAAAYTPAGGQITVDATLDENAASGSAGGHVTVRVRDNGTGLSEALQRLLFDPLAPHDPADGNAGKGSSIDSSVGNRNINDGTAPANAFPHDGPGIGLTLVQKLVLLHGGTIRADSPGPGQGSTFSVTLPVEPWHKWHPGTGKSAAHSGVSRRIMVVDDNADALEAMTMTLQTMGHTVVTAPDGPTAVALATAARPEVVLLDLGMPAMDGFETARRLRALPEMRGATLVALTGFGQPEDRRRAMEAGFDQHLVKPADLDALTHLLDTLKDRV; encoded by the coding sequence ATGCGCCCGCAAGCCAACCGCGCTCCGTTGATCCTCAACGTCGAGGACCGCGAGGGACCGCGCTACGTCAAGAGCCGCATCCTGCATCGCGGCGAGTTTTCCGTGATCGAGGCGGCCACCGGCCAGTCGGCGCTGGCGCTGGTGCGCCAGCATGCGCCGGCGCTGGTGCTGCTGTCGTCGCGCCTGCCCGATATCAGTGGGCTGGAGGTGTGCCGGCTGATCAAGGACGACCCGGAGATCGCCCGCACCCTGGTGCTGCTGACCTCGCCCGGCGTGGCCCAGGCGCGCCAGCGGGTCGAGGCGCTGAACTGCGGCGCCGACGGCTACCTGGTCGAGCCTGCCGAGCCCGAGGAAGTCCTGTCGAGCATCCAGGCGCTGCTGCGGCTGCGCGGGGCGGAAGATGCCTACCACCGCACCACGCAGGCCCTGCACGACAACGAGGACCTGTTCCGCCAGCTGGCGGAGTCGCTGGCCGACGTGGTCTGGATCCTTGATCCCGCCGCCCGGCGCCTGCTGTTCGTCAGCCCTTCGTTCGAGGCGCTGTGGGGCCATTCGGCCGCAGAGGTGATGGAGAACCCGCGCCGCTGCCTGGACCGCCTGGTCCCGGCCGACCGACCACGCGTCGAGGCCGCTCTCGCCAGCATGCTGTCCGACGGCCGCATGGATATCGAATTCCAGATGACGCGGCCCGACGGCCAGCTGCGCGAGATCCGCGCGCGCGCCTTCCCCGTGCACGGCGCCGGTCAGGCGGCCGCGCGCGCCGATGCCGGCCATGCCGGCGATGGCGGCGATGCCTGCGATACCGGCCATGCCCGGCCGCTGCGCATTGCCGGCATCTGCCAGGACGTGACGCTGCAGAACCGCGCCGGACGCACGCTGCGTGACGAGGAGCGGCGCAAGGACCAGTTCCTGGCCATGCTCGCCCACGAGTTGCGCAACCCGCTCGCACCGCTGCGCAGCGCCGCCGACATGCTGCAGCAGCTGTCGCCTTCGCGCGAGGACATGTTCCGCGCGCGCGACATCATCGGCCGCCAGCTGCACCACCTGACCCGGCTGGTCGACGAGCTGCTCGATATCTCGCGCTTCAACCAGGGCCGCATCACACTGCGCCAGGACCTGGTAGAGCTGCGCGCCGCGCTCAGTACCGCGGTCGAAGCGGTGCGGCCGGAGATCGACGTCTACGGCCACACGCTGCGCCTGTCGCTGCCCGAGCAGCCGCTGCCGGTGCGGGGCGACCTGGTGCGGCTGACGCAGATCTTCAGCAACCTGCTGCACAATGCCGCCGCCTACACGCCCGCGGGCGGCCAGATCACGGTCGACGCCACGCTCGACGAGAATGCGGCCAGCGGTTCCGCCGGCGGCCATGTCACGGTGCGCGTGCGCGACAACGGCACCGGACTATCCGAGGCGCTGCAGCGGCTGTTGTTCGACCCGCTGGCCCCGCACGATCCCGCCGATGGCAACGCCGGCAAAGGCAGCAGCATCGACAGCAGCGTCGGCAACCGCAACATCAACGACGGCACGGCGCCGGCCAACGCCTTCCCGCACGACGGGCCCGGCATCGGCCTGACGCTGGTGCAGAAGCTGGTCTTGCTGCATGGCGGCACGATCCGCGCCGACAGCCCCGGCCCTGGCCAGGGCAGCACCTTCAGCGTCACGCTGCCGGTCGAGCCGTGGCACAAGTGGCACCCCGGCACCGGCAAGTCCGCGGCGCACAGTGGCGTGTCGCGGCGGATCATGGTGGTGGACGACAACGCCGACGCCCTCGAAGCCATGACCATGACGCTCCAGACCATGGGCCACACCGTGGTGACGGCGCCGGACGGGCCCACGGCTGTCGCGCTCGCCACCGCCGCGCGCCCGGAAGTGGTGCTGCTGGATCTCGGCATGCCGGCCATGGACGGCTTCGAGACTGCGCGCCGGCTGCGCGCGCTGCCCGAGATGCGCGGCGCCACGCTGGTCGCATTGACCGGCTTCGGCCAGCCCGAGGACCGCCGCCGCGCGATGGAAGCGGGCTTCGACCAGCACCTGGTAAAGCCGGCCGACCTGGACGCGCTGACGCACCTGCTCGATACGCTCAAGGACCGCGTTTAG
- a CDS encoding Ku protein has translation MSRIIWKGAITFGLVNIPVVLRPASRSQTLDLDLLDVRDMAPVGYQRINKSTGKPVDKEHIVKGYQYAKDEYVLLNDEDFRQANVEATQTVDIVSFVEAQSIPPYFFDTPYYLEPDKRGDRGYALLHATMRRTGRAALALVVLRNRQHLAAVLVHDNALVLNTMRFADEVLPISELRLPKASSTKGSGAHAREIEMATKLVEDMTEDWKPEQYRDTYRDDMMARIDAKIESGKTHQLTQPTEDEEAPRRSAKVIDMVALLRKSLGERGKGDDGKGRRRAKPAEESQAAKEAEADDDRARASRSRRKTPARHAAATKSPAKRTTAKRTTAAKHAPAQSHAKSHAKSHAAARKSTGTTRRKAA, from the coding sequence GTGTCCCGCATCATCTGGAAAGGCGCCATTACCTTTGGCCTCGTCAATATCCCGGTCGTCCTGCGGCCAGCGTCGCGCAGCCAGACACTCGACCTCGACCTGCTAGACGTGCGCGACATGGCCCCGGTGGGCTACCAGCGCATCAACAAGAGCACCGGCAAGCCGGTCGACAAGGAGCACATCGTCAAGGGCTACCAGTACGCCAAGGACGAGTACGTGCTGCTGAACGACGAGGATTTCCGCCAGGCCAATGTCGAAGCCACGCAGACGGTCGACATCGTCAGCTTTGTCGAGGCGCAGAGCATTCCGCCCTATTTCTTCGACACCCCCTACTACCTCGAGCCGGACAAGCGCGGCGACCGCGGCTACGCGCTGCTGCATGCGACGATGCGGCGCACCGGCCGCGCCGCGCTGGCGCTTGTGGTGCTGCGCAATCGCCAGCACCTGGCGGCAGTGCTGGTCCACGACAACGCGCTGGTACTCAACACCATGCGCTTCGCCGACGAAGTGCTGCCGATCTCGGAGCTGCGCCTGCCGAAGGCGTCGAGCACCAAGGGCAGCGGCGCCCATGCGCGCGAGATCGAGATGGCAACCAAGCTGGTCGAGGACATGACCGAAGACTGGAAGCCAGAACAGTATCGCGACACCTATCGCGACGACATGATGGCGCGCATCGACGCCAAGATCGAATCCGGCAAGACGCACCAGCTGACCCAGCCCACCGAGGACGAAGAAGCGCCGCGGCGCAGCGCCAAGGTCATCGACATGGTGGCGCTGCTGCGCAAGAGCCTGGGCGAGCGCGGCAAGGGCGACGACGGCAAGGGCCGGCGCCGCGCGAAGCCGGCGGAGGAATCGCAAGCGGCGAAGGAAGCCGAAGCCGATGACGACCGCGCCCGCGCAAGCCGCAGCCGCCGCAAGACGCCCGCGCGCCATGCAGCGGCGACGAAATCACCCGCAAAGCGGACGACGGCCAAGCGCACGACCGCGGCCAAGCATGCGCCGGCCCAGTCGCACGCCAAGTCGCATGCCAAGTCTCATGCCGCGGCTCGCAAGAGCACGGGCACGACACGCCGCAAAGCCGCCTAG
- a CDS encoding BON domain-containing protein — protein MRITRFSARGIRLACVAAALAAAAGAAQALDKSGLIFIAADNAPAAPVNSAPGMPGRADPDRGASADMSADKAKQAVEDGAITTKIKTKLLTAKDLKSTGIHVKTKNGTVEVGGTVPSQQQHNLALDTIRSVEGVTSVNDNLKVTSR, from the coding sequence ATGCGAATTACCCGATTTTCCGCGCGCGGCATCAGGCTGGCTTGCGTGGCCGCAGCGTTGGCGGCGGCTGCCGGCGCCGCGCAGGCGCTGGACAAAAGTGGCCTGATATTCATCGCGGCCGACAACGCGCCGGCGGCACCGGTCAACTCCGCGCCAGGCATGCCGGGCCGGGCCGACCCGGATCGTGGCGCGAGCGCCGACATGAGCGCCGACAAGGCCAAGCAGGCGGTCGAGGATGGCGCCATCACCACCAAGATCAAGACCAAGCTGCTGACCGCCAAGGATCTCAAGTCGACCGGCATCCACGTGAAGACGAAGAATGGCACGGTTGAAGTGGGCGGCACAGTGCCAAGCCAGCAACAGCATAACCTGGCACTGGACACGATCCGCAGTGTCGAAGGCGTGACGTCGGTGAACGATAACCTCAAGGTCACTTCGCGCTGA